In Tenebrio molitor chromosome 1, icTenMoli1.1, whole genome shotgun sequence, the sequence attcaaatccCTTCGAATCGCTTTAGCACCGCCACAGCCATCTCTACTTAAGTAAGTAGAGATGGCTGTGGTACCGCCGTCGTGCTCAACCGTGCTCTTTCATGATGTATTCTGCAACGGATTATGTGgaaatgttgataatttaCGGAAAATGTGGACGGAGTGCTAGAGAGGCAGCAAGGGTTTATGCTCAACGTTTTCCTAACAGGAATAATTCCGATCACAAAACGATTCTCAGTGTTATCGCACAATTTTACCAAACAGCAAGGAGATTGGTGATGCTACCAGGACGCCTGTACGCACCGTTGAGAACGAGGAGTCTATTTTAGATGCCTTTGAAGACGGTATCGAAAGCATTAGAGAAGTTGCTTGGGAACTGAATATTTCGAAAACTTCTATATATCGAGTGATGAAGACTGAACGACGACATCCACACCATTTATACGCGTGTGTAGCATTTGAAGCCAGAAGATTACCCTGTCAGGCGAGGACGTGCCTTTTAAAACTAGAAGAAAACAAACGTAATTTTGCATAAAAGGATGCTACAACGCGCATAACTGGGACATCTGGGTGGAAGAAAATCCACATGCTCTATTTTCAAGAGCATTTCAAGAACGATTTTCTATAAATTTGTGAGCTGGTCTATTAGGGAATCGTGTGGTATGTCTTCAatagaaattaatttacatGTCATCTAACTTTCCCTCTTTAGGTTTGAATTTCCTGCGCGATGAACGGGAgacatttacgcagaattttTGAACGCAGAACTACTTTCCAATTTGCTTCAAGACATTCCACTTTTTTTTCTGGTTTCAATACACTGCCGCACCGCCACACTTCAGTCGACAAGTTCGAGTTCAAGTTTGGATCAACAGTATCCTCATCGATGGATAGGTCGTGGCGGTCCACGTGGTCCCCCGAATTAAATCATCTGGGTTTCTTTCTTTGGAGccatgttaaaaatattgtatacaGGAGCCCTATTGCTACAGAACAACTCAGGGGTAGCGTTCAGGAAACTTTTGCTACAATTACTCAATTACAATGGTTACGAATTCTAAACTGAATCTTTTGCGACGGGCACGGTTATGCTTGCAAATGAATGGGGACCACTTTGACCACTTGCtctgattgtatttatttttcgtttcatgAACCCCTTTGGCTTATGTTATACCTTTTCTCCTGTTCACGTGCATTAGAATAAACAAGGTTCTTTTCAAAACcgccatttttgttttatttaaaaaaattaaaatagattCATATGATTGATGGCGAGTGTGACCTAACATGTTGATATTGACACTTTGGCAGGAATGTCATCCTGACAGTGTGATTACATACGCTTAGCAACCCATTCTATTCACATTAACACCTGGAGATCCCTTTCTGGAATTGGTGGATCTTAAACGTCTCATAACTCTGTTATGCAAGCCATTAATTTGTCTTCGTTTGCATTCTTGAGATCTAAATTGTCGTCGGCATTGGTCAGTTTTCTCTAGGGAGCGAGTTCTGGGACCCTGTATACTCGttaaacagattttttttatatacagtgagtttttttttaaactggcATAGGTTTTtacatgttaatttttcaaccccgttaacgtttatttttgtcaaaattacaaagcctagcgctgtttttagattaaacaataatattatctagtcatttacttcattttgtgaTACCTACATGGTTGTAATACAcaattaacaaacaaaatgttatttacaaaaaatagtctgAACATTCCTTTAATAACGatagattcattatttatgttgtAACAAGGTTTTttacttcaataaaaattaaatgaaatgttgaaaatgtcCTCCATAGGTAGCTAAGTAGATACACAATCaattaaagtaacgcttaaggtataagattatatggccctttaaaagtatttgaACGGAGATAAACGTCccttttgtcgcaattgcagtaggcggtcagcccaaccataaatcatgcttcaagcaattctctgttgtgaattccagagccggcctcaaaacaaatgcgtaccgatgaaattatatttatttattaaatatacaatactattacaaatcatctttactgttttcaagacacaaagtactaaagggaatttcgttacaatcacaaaatttacaataaacatgAAAAACATGTTCTATCgcaaatttttaatccctgCCCTGAACCAAGGAAAAGGGATGCAGCTGCACGAGCCGAGACAACCATCTCAACCCCAATATTGGTTTCcattattgggataattttagtgctgccatataatcttataccttaagcattactttacatcaaaattacaaattcaggtgaaatttaaagcaaacgaaattcaaaaaacgtCTTTTTGCTAGCTTATTCTTTGCTTcttgttattaaattgaaattgtttcaatataaTGTATTGAAATGTGGGATATGATAATTCATATCCCAAAACTTTACTACAaaactgggttgaatattttcatgagtACAAAACTTAACaaggggttgaaaaattagcatgtaaaaccctatggccagtcttagaaaaaaattcactgtataactaaagcccggtttattcaccttcaagtaaatttatctggccagtagttgctatgatttagaatctgctcatggtaattaccgttcaaataaagttacttgaacgtgaataaaccgggcctaaatgtgtcacatttaaatgaactcTCCAAGGTCCGATCTACACAGGGTTATTTATCGTAGTTTTCGCGAAAATTTAATCTTATACAACACAAAATACCAAAAGCTTAAATTGCTAAAACCATGTTTAACGTTTTACAAATGGGGAATCAAAGTAGTATGTAAGGTTATATGTAGAAATATTGGAAGAAATCAATGTTAGACAAAAACTTTAGAAATAGGCCTATTTCGGCATCTTTGAGAGTAAACATGTGCAGCTTGAACGGCACTCACCAAAGATTAGaatcatgtctgtttttttttttcatcgttTGAATAAATGATAAGATCTCGTAAAAACTGACGtatgagaattttttaattattatatgtCTGACTCTAAAATGATTGACAATCTGTGCGATTCAATTTACATATTGTTATGATTTAGCGATCGTTATTTTAAcgatcgattttttaaaatgatttttaaagaGCTTGCTGATTTCTTAAAGCAAGTTGATGATCTCTACAAGTATATATTTGCTAaattaacttgatttttttaaattttgattcggaagtgattttctaattttgaatttttttttaaaactaccaattttcaatgTAACGATCGATCTTATAACTATTtggaaacagaatcgcactgaATGATGCCCtcatgaattataaattatttaaaattaaattaaggcGCTGTTTTAAACTGTAATTTGTGTTGCATAACACTAAATTTTCGCGGGACTCAAGGCTGAATAATCTTGTAATATAATATTGTGTTTACCTTATCATTTGATATGTCTTTACACTTTTTCTTAAAATCCTCTAAACGTTtcatgaatattttatttggtttgaCATCTTCTCGTAGGCTAATTTCCATTATTTCTAATACATATGAGAAATTTTTGTGAGAACATGCTTGATGTAACATAGCTCCTAAAATTTCTGTATttaatctgaaaataaaacgttacattgtaattattaaataaattaaacagcaACCTACCTATATGAATGTTCTTTCATCTCAGTAAGTAGTGCTAAGGCTTCTTCTTTAGTTTTACATCCTAATGATAATACCCCATATGTTAGTAAGTTTGGCCTATAGTTCCAttctttcatttcttttaaaactgcctaaaataaaacatgtaaaaatcactacaaaaattgaataatataTTACTTTTGCATTTTCATAGTCAAACCTCATACTTCTCTTTTTAattaacatattaaaaaaatcaatatctgGTCTTACATTccattttttcattgttttaattaattctttcTCTGATGTTAAACTGCCAGGTAAACAATCTAGAAGTTGTGTAAATGTTTTAATGTCTGGAGTGCACTGATTTTCCATCATATTATTCAAAAAACCTTTAAAACCTCCAACAAGCAATAATCTATCTTCAGCTTTTTGAACTTCtgttaatgaaataatatttcctAAATGTGGTATTTTTGCCATAAGATTAGGTCGATTAGAATCCTCTACCATTAATTTAACATTGGTTATTCCATAATCAGATTCTTTGCCTTGTGAAGTTAcatgttgcaaattattattattattattagtttcATCTGTTGTCAACAGTTTTTGGCTTGACTGTTTTTCACAAAGTAATTGATTATTTACTGTATTCAACCTGAAGTTGTCTTGATTCAAAATTGTTTGTAATACATCATTCATTACTTCTATATTGCCAATTCCACAATCTCTAATACATCGTAACATTAAATTGTACGTGTAAAAACTTGGtgtaatgtttttatttataagttTACGCCATACTAATAAGGCGTGCCTAAATCCTGCATCTTTATCTTGAATACAagcttgtaataaaaaattcatggTATCAtctttaatgttaaaattttttgaagccatttcatcaactaaattaaatgCTGTTGAAAGATCCCCACAACGACCAAATGCTTTAATCATTGCATTATAATTAGTATCGTTTGGTTCATATGCCTTTTCTATCATTATATTTCGTAAATGTTGTGCTCTAGACAATCCATCATCTGGCCAAGGACTATTAGCACATGCATTAAATAAGGCTGTGTAAGTACCACCAGTTACCTTTAAACCACGTTTTTTCATCTGATTATATAAAGAAAAAGCCTTTTTTGTATATCCAACTCTTCCACAAGCACCTAATAAGAGgttaaatatgtagttctCTGGTTTACACCGATCTTCTTTAAGCATCTTTACCTCTAATACATTTAAGGCTTCTTTAATTTGTCGTTTTTGTATATATGCTTTGATTATGTTTGCATATTGTTTAGTACTTAACTTTTGTGAAGGCAACGGCTGCtcttctaaatatttttcttcttttaaatCTAATTCATCAAACATTTCCTTCTCTTCCGTATCGCCAAAAGAATCTggatcattttttaaacgtaCTAAGAATTCTTGTTCTGTTTGATGCTTTTCAATACCGTTTACATGTGACATTGTTTTTGTATTAGAGGTTATGATGGTTGTACTACTTGTAAATTTCATTGCAGTGGCAAAATGTTGGTGACAATTGTCTTTAAATATACTTGTGCACTCTTGTGTTTTACCATTATGTAGCGTTCTTCGACTTATAAATCTCATTAGACTTAAGCGAAACATTTCCGCAATTTAAATCAAACACGTTTAAACCTAAACTCTAACCTACGTCTAACCTCACAAaattatttggaattttgaataCTTGGATTGGATTGGATTGGAGTGACATTTATCGAGCACCAATGCCAACCCATCAGTTCAAACCACAGATTAATTtaatcataaaaattaaaaatgttattcaggtacataaaaaatttaatagatcgaAGAAACAATTTATGCTATTTATTAAACTAAGTGCtttaatcaatttgatatattgTGATGTAAGATGTACCTAATTACCGTTTTTTTTCAACTCAAGACATTACCTATTtgttaaatttcattaaaaaatattttcacaaataataatagtgCTTAAGTGCTTATATAGCGAACTGATTACGTAATCAGAAggaatttactaaattgaggACACTTATGGTTATTTgcgttatttttaataattcaattaTGCAGTTATGCACAACATTAttcaaataactattttttaacataCTTTGTCGTCGTTTCTCTTATAGTGATTTATTAAGCGTAGAAGGTGGCAAAACTGCGACGCCAAACGTCGTTTTTTCTTTACACACATTACCACCTACGTCGTTCCCATGGTCGTACTTATCGAACGGTTGCCATAATGCAGAATCACTTTCGTACGTTGTAATTTGttgtaattgtaaaatttatttgaatgaaagtaaagaaaaattcatatttttcatttctgg encodes:
- the LOC138123669 gene encoding pentatricopeptide repeat-containing protein 1, mitochondrial, producing MFRLSLMRFISRRTLHNGKTQECTSIFKDNCHQHFATAMKFTSSTTIITSNTKTMSHVNGIEKHQTEQEFLVRLKNDPDSFGDTEEKEMFDELDLKEEKYLEEQPLPSQKLSTKQYANIIKAYIQKRQIKEALNVLEVKMLKEDRCKPENYIFNLLLGACGRVGYTKKAFSLYNQMKKRGLKVTGGTYTALFNACANSPWPDDGLSRAQHLRNIMIEKAYEPNDTNYNAMIKAFGRCGDLSTAFNLVDEMASKNFNIKDDTMNFLLQACIQDKDAGFRHALLVWRKLINKNITPSFYTYNLMLRCIRDCGIGNIEVMNDVLQTILNQDNFRLNTVNNQLLCEKQSSQKLLTTDETNNNNNNLQHVTSQGKESDYGITNVKLMVEDSNRPNLMAKIPHLGNIISLTEVQKAEDRLLLVGGFKGFLNNMMENQCTPDIKTFTQLLDCLPGSLTSEKELIKTMKKWNVRPDIDFFNMLIKKRSMRFDYENAKAVLKEMKEWNYRPNLLTYGVLSLGCKTKEEALALLTEMKEHSYRLNTEILGAMLHQACSHKNFSYVLEIMEISLREDVKPNKIFMKRLEDFKKKCKDISNDKDNTLYHNKSFQKGFRIFQMRYKTWLEQVEIDDSDNIHPWTQYRQTIDTDVKHYKDKSQKFKARHLSKFKVKTSMKHK